A single window of Brevundimonas naejangsanensis DNA harbors:
- the rplJ gene encoding 50S ribosomal protein L10 produces the protein MDRAQKAESIEQLKSVFADAGAVVVTHNLGLTVVEMEDLRRRLRKEGGAFKVVKNRLALKALGVEEGSEYHDLFKGPVGIAYAADPVTAAKVTAEFAKGNDKFNILGGFMGDKVLDAKGVEALSKLPSLDQLRGKLIGLLQAPATKVAGVLQAPAGQLARVFNAYATKDAA, from the coding sequence ATGGACCGCGCACAAAAAGCCGAGTCGATCGAACAGCTGAAGAGCGTGTTCGCCGACGCGGGCGCCGTGGTCGTGACCCACAACCTGGGTCTGACCGTTGTGGAGATGGAAGACCTGCGCCGTCGCCTTCGTAAAGAAGGCGGTGCGTTCAAGGTGGTGAAGAACCGTCTGGCGCTCAAGGCGCTGGGCGTCGAGGAAGGCAGCGAGTACCACGACCTGTTCAAGGGTCCCGTGGGCATCGCTTATGCAGCCGACCCGGTCACCGCCGCCAAGGTCACGGCCGAATTCGCCAAGGGGAACGACAAGTTCAACATCCTTGGCGGTTTCATGGGCGACAAGGTTCTGGACGCCAAGGGCGTCGAGGCCCTGTCCAAGCTGCCGTCGCTGGATCAACTGCGCGGCAAGCTCATCGGCCTGCTGCAAGCCCCGGCGACCAAGGTTGCTGGCGTCCTGCAGGCGCCGGCCGGCCAACTGGCTCGCGTCTTCAACGCGTACGCGACCAAAGACGCCGCCTAA
- the rplK gene encoding 50S ribosomal protein L11, whose product MAKKILGYIKLQVPAASATPSPPIGPALGQRGVNIMGFCKEFNARTEKEAKGTPLPTVITVYQDKSFTFITKTPPATWYLKQAAGIKSGSKLVGREFAGKITQTQLREIAEKKMKDLNANDLDAASRIIEGSARAIGIQVVEG is encoded by the coding sequence ATGGCCAAGAAGATTCTCGGCTATATCAAGCTGCAAGTGCCGGCCGCCTCGGCCACGCCTTCGCCCCCGATCGGCCCGGCTCTGGGTCAGCGCGGCGTGAACATCATGGGCTTCTGCAAGGAGTTCAACGCGCGGACCGAGAAGGAAGCCAAGGGCACCCCGCTTCCGACCGTCATCACCGTCTATCAGGACAAGTCGTTCACCTTCATCACCAAGACGCCCCCGGCGACCTGGTATCTGAAGCAAGCCGCTGGCATCAAGTCGGGCTCCAAGCTCGTCGGCCGCGAGTTCGCCGGCAAGATCACGCAGACGCAACTGCGCGAAATCGCCGAGAAGAAGATGAAGGACCTGAACGCGAACGACCTGGACGCCGCGTCGCGCATCATCGAGGGCTCGGCCCGCGCCATCGGCATTCAAGTGGTGGAGGGCTAA
- a CDS encoding NUDIX hydrolase produces the protein MSNKPRTLSSETRQVAALPWRHGPDGVEIMMITSRETRRWVIPKGNRMAGKTDAEAAVIEAYEEAGVQGDVMGAPIGWFRYGKRLKSGRVQATIASVYPLEVFIQLGAWPEDAQRERRWMSADDAAAVVDEAELAELILHFQPSGAPE, from the coding sequence ATGTCGAACAAGCCCCGGACCCTGTCATCGGAGACGCGCCAGGTCGCGGCCTTGCCCTGGCGGCACGGGCCGGACGGCGTGGAGATCATGATGATCACCTCGCGTGAGACGCGGCGCTGGGTCATCCCCAAGGGCAACCGCATGGCGGGCAAGACCGACGCCGAGGCCGCCGTGATCGAGGCCTATGAGGAGGCGGGCGTTCAAGGCGACGTCATGGGCGCGCCCATCGGCTGGTTCCGCTATGGCAAGCGGCTGAAGTCCGGGCGGGTCCAGGCCACCATCGCCAGCGTCTATCCGCTGGAGGTCTTCATCCAGCTGGGCGCCTGGCCCGAGGACGCCCAGCGCGAACGCCGCTGGATGTCGGCTGATGACGCTGCAGCCGTGGTGGACGAGGCGGAACTGGCGGAACTGATCCTTCACTTTCAGCCTAGCGGCGCGCCCGAGTAG
- the secE gene encoding preprotein translocase subunit SecE has translation MAKAKTPGGRRTTGTKTAAAAQGAATVAVDAPAPKKKTSIPQFISEVRAEARKITWPSRKETWITSVMVFIMVLIAAAFFWIVDTGLGFASRIILSLGQ, from the coding sequence ATGGCCAAGGCGAAGACCCCCGGCGGCCGCCGCACCACGGGGACCAAGACCGCAGCAGCCGCGCAAGGCGCAGCGACCGTGGCCGTCGACGCGCCCGCGCCGAAGAAAAAGACGTCCATCCCCCAGTTCATCAGCGAAGTCCGCGCTGAGGCCCGCAAGATCACCTGGCCCAGCCGCAAGGAGACCTGGATCACGTCGGTGATGGTCTTCATCATGGTGCTGATCGCAGCCGCTTTCTTCTGGATCGTGGATACGGGCCTTGGCTTCGCGTCCCGCATCATCCTCAGCCTTGGCCAATAA
- the nusG gene encoding transcription termination/antitermination protein NusG, whose translation MTDAAPKPAANPRHKWYIVHAYSNFEKKVAEQLRDQARQQGLEDAFSEILVPTEDVVEIRRGKKVNAERKFFPGYVLVKMEMTDEAYHLVKNTPKVTGFLGAAGGTKPLPVSEREVQNIIGQVEEGVERPKPTIRFDIGENVKVTDGPFASFDGQVESVDEENARLRVAVSIFGRPTPVDLEYNQVEKVSA comes from the coding sequence ATGACCGATGCAGCGCCCAAGCCGGCAGCCAATCCCCGCCACAAGTGGTACATCGTCCACGCCTATTCCAACTTCGAGAAAAAGGTCGCCGAACAGCTGCGCGACCAGGCCAGGCAACAGGGCCTGGAAGACGCCTTCTCCGAAATCCTGGTCCCGACCGAGGATGTCGTCGAGATCCGTCGCGGCAAGAAGGTCAACGCCGAGCGCAAATTCTTCCCCGGCTATGTGCTGGTGAAGATGGAGATGACCGACGAGGCCTATCACCTGGTCAAGAACACGCCGAAGGTCACGGGCTTCCTGGGCGCCGCGGGCGGCACCAAGCCGCTGCCGGTCTCGGAACGCGAAGTCCAGAACATCATCGGCCAGGTGGAAGAGGGCGTCGAGCGTCCGAAACCCACCATCCGCTTTGACATCGGCGAGAACGTCAAGGTCACCGACGGCCCGTTCGCCAGCTTCGACGGCCAGGTCGAGAGCGTCGACGAAGAGAACGCCCGCCTGCGCGTGGCCGTCTCCATCTTCGGCCGCCCGACCCCGGTCGATCTGGAATACAATCAGGTGGAGAAGGTCAGCGCCTGA
- a CDS encoding M61 family metallopeptidase → MQRFLLAASASVLLFAAGAPALAQVGTPALRVALAPIPAAKDEAYPGVIKLHVDATDIDRRLIQVRQTIPVSGPGPLILFYPQWIPGQHGPVGPVANVGGLTFTANGQRLAWVRNTVQPWAYQIEVPAGVSEVDVAFQWLTPIEGAQGRVVVTPEMLNIQWEKALLYPAGYYSRQITFQPTLRLPQGWNYGAGLDTVSFENGLATFAPITLEHLADSPVFAGAHYRQIDLDPGGRSPVRLNVVADTAKMLEASDEHIQLHRNLVQQADRLFGARHFNHYDFLLAVTDKLGGIGLEHHRSSENSVDVKYFTDREATLADRDLLGHEYTHSWNGKWRRPADQLTPNLNEPLQNSLMWVYEGQTQYWGLVLTARAGLMSKQQALDVLAMSAASFQNIPGRQWRAMQDTTNDPIISQRRPQPWGSYQRSEDYYREGSLIWLDADTLIREQTSGKRSLDDFAKAFFGVEDGNWDPAPYTFADVTSTLNGVQANDWAAFLRERLDAVGPGSRGPLDGIERGGYRLVFKEEPSGYMGALYKELGRNDFTYSLGFMMNNSNKITSVLWGGPAFEQGLTSGWEVVAVGGRAASADVLKEAVTAAKGSPEPIELILKNGDVFKTVRFDYHDGLRYPHLERIEGTPDRLGDILSPKRR, encoded by the coding sequence ATGCAACGTTTCCTCCTGGCCGCCAGCGCCTCGGTCCTTCTGTTCGCAGCGGGCGCGCCCGCGCTGGCCCAGGTCGGCACGCCCGCCCTTCGCGTCGCGCTCGCGCCGATTCCGGCCGCCAAGGACGAAGCGTATCCCGGCGTCATCAAGCTGCATGTCGACGCCACCGACATCGACCGGCGCCTGATCCAGGTGCGCCAGACCATCCCCGTCAGCGGCCCCGGCCCGCTGATCCTCTTCTATCCGCAATGGATTCCCGGCCAGCACGGCCCGGTCGGCCCGGTCGCCAACGTCGGCGGCCTGACCTTCACCGCCAACGGCCAGCGGCTGGCATGGGTGCGCAACACCGTCCAGCCCTGGGCCTATCAGATCGAGGTTCCGGCCGGGGTGAGCGAGGTCGATGTCGCCTTCCAGTGGCTGACGCCGATTGAGGGCGCTCAGGGCCGCGTCGTCGTCACGCCCGAGATGCTCAACATCCAGTGGGAAAAGGCCCTGCTCTATCCAGCGGGCTATTACTCGCGCCAGATCACCTTCCAGCCGACGCTGAGGCTGCCGCAGGGCTGGAACTACGGCGCCGGGCTCGACACCGTCAGCTTCGAGAATGGCCTGGCCACCTTCGCCCCCATCACGCTGGAGCATCTGGCCGACAGCCCGGTCTTTGCGGGCGCCCACTATCGCCAGATCGACCTGGATCCGGGCGGCCGCTCGCCGGTGCGCCTGAACGTCGTGGCCGACACCGCCAAGATGCTGGAAGCCAGCGACGAGCACATCCAGCTTCACCGCAATCTGGTCCAGCAGGCCGACCGCCTGTTCGGCGCGCGCCACTTCAACCACTACGACTTCCTGCTGGCGGTGACCGACAAGCTGGGCGGCATCGGCCTGGAGCATCACCGCTCGTCCGAGAACAGCGTCGACGTGAAGTATTTCACCGACCGCGAGGCGACCCTGGCCGACCGCGACCTGCTGGGCCACGAATACACCCACAGCTGGAACGGCAAGTGGCGCCGCCCGGCGGATCAGCTGACGCCCAATCTGAACGAGCCGCTGCAGAACTCCCTCATGTGGGTCTATGAGGGCCAGACACAGTATTGGGGCCTTGTCCTGACCGCCCGCGCGGGGCTGATGAGCAAGCAGCAAGCGCTGGACGTGCTGGCCATGAGCGCAGCCAGCTTCCAGAACATCCCCGGCCGCCAGTGGCGCGCCATGCAGGACACCACCAACGACCCGATCATCAGCCAGCGCCGCCCGCAGCCGTGGGGCTCCTATCAGCGCAGCGAGGACTATTACCGCGAGGGCTCCCTGATCTGGCTGGACGCCGACACCCTGATCCGAGAGCAGACGAGCGGAAAGCGATCGCTGGACGACTTCGCCAAGGCCTTCTTCGGCGTCGAGGACGGGAACTGGGATCCAGCCCCCTACACCTTCGCCGACGTGACCTCGACCCTGAACGGGGTGCAGGCCAACGACTGGGCCGCCTTCCTGCGCGAGCGGCTGGACGCGGTCGGCCCCGGCTCGCGCGGTCCCTTGGACGGCATCGAGCGCGGCGGCTACCGCCTGGTCTTCAAGGAGGAGCCGTCCGGCTACATGGGCGCCCTGTATAAGGAACTGGGCCGCAACGACTTCACCTATTCGCTCGGCTTCATGATGAACAATTCGAACAAGATCACCTCCGTCCTGTGGGGCGGCCCGGCGTTCGAGCAGGGCCTGACCTCGGGCTGGGAAGTCGTCGCCGTCGGCGGCCGCGCCGCCTCGGCCGACGTGCTGAAGGAGGCCGTCACCGCCGCCAAGGGATCGCCCGAACCGATCGAGCTGATCCTGAAGAACGGCGACGTCTTCAAGACGGTGCGCTTCGACTACCACGACGGCCTGCGCTACCCGCACCTGGAGCGCATCGAAGGCACGCCCGACCGGCTGGGCGACATCCTGTCGCCGAAGCGGCGGTAA
- the rplA gene encoding 50S ribosomal protein L1 codes for MAKQTKAHKARTGVTEDLLVFSEAIKLVKDNAKAKFDESIEIAINLGVDPRHADQQVRGVVNLPSGTGRDVRVAVFAKDAKAEEAKAAGAEHVGAEDLYEKIAGGFMEFDRVIASPDMMALVGRLGKVLGPRGLMPNPKVGTVTPNVAQAVKDAKGGAVEFRVEKAGIVHAGIGKASFTQDALEANVKAIVDALVRAKPSGAKGTYVKRIALSSTMGPGFKVDPASLGA; via the coding sequence ATGGCTAAGCAGACCAAAGCCCATAAGGCCCGCACGGGCGTGACCGAAGACCTGCTGGTCTTCTCGGAAGCCATCAAGCTGGTGAAAGACAACGCCAAGGCCAAGTTCGACGAGTCGATCGAAATCGCCATCAACCTGGGCGTCGACCCGCGTCACGCCGACCAACAGGTCCGCGGCGTGGTGAACCTGCCCTCGGGCACCGGCCGTGACGTCCGCGTCGCCGTCTTCGCCAAGGACGCCAAGGCTGAAGAAGCCAAGGCGGCCGGCGCCGAGCACGTCGGCGCTGAAGACCTGTACGAGAAGATCGCCGGCGGCTTCATGGAGTTCGACCGCGTGATCGCGTCGCCGGACATGATGGCCCTGGTCGGCCGTCTGGGTAAGGTGCTGGGCCCGCGCGGCCTGATGCCGAACCCGAAGGTCGGCACCGTGACCCCGAACGTCGCTCAGGCCGTCAAGGACGCCAAGGGCGGCGCCGTTGAGTTCCGCGTCGAGAAGGCGGGCATCGTCCACGCCGGCATCGGCAAGGCCTCGTTCACCCAGGACGCCCTGGAAGCCAACGTCAAGGCCATCGTGGACGCTCTCGTCCGCGCCAAGCCGTCGGGCGCCAAGGGCACCTATGTGAAGCGCATCGCCCTGTCCTCGACGATGGGCCCGGGCTTCAAGGTCGACCCGGCTTCGCTGGGCGCCTGA
- a CDS encoding pyridoxamine 5'-phosphate oxidase family protein produces the protein MSSTSRTTPIHGGAVAAILKLLDSQKLMTLAVNRADGRPQAATLGYLNDGLNLYFVTGRDSEKLKNLTADPRVGVAVRGVGEEGEAVGVSIDGRAEEVTDGDEVKRVNDLIIKRAPEVSPWAPGGDAVAVVKVVPEEIEAVAVIDGRSRAQTFSIGDADDLVKGLSYEPSAVARLF, from the coding sequence ATGAGCTCGACCTCGCGCACGACCCCGATCCATGGCGGGGCGGTCGCCGCCATCCTGAAGCTGCTGGATAGTCAGAAGCTGATGACCCTGGCGGTGAATCGGGCGGATGGGCGGCCTCAGGCTGCGACGCTCGGCTATCTGAACGACGGGCTGAACCTCTACTTCGTTACCGGCCGCGACAGCGAGAAGCTGAAGAACCTGACCGCAGATCCGCGCGTGGGCGTGGCCGTGCGCGGCGTGGGCGAGGAGGGGGAGGCGGTCGGCGTCTCCATCGACGGTCGCGCCGAAGAGGTCACGGACGGCGACGAGGTGAAGCGCGTCAACGATCTGATCATCAAGCGCGCGCCAGAAGTCAGCCCCTGGGCGCCGGGCGGGGACGCCGTGGCGGTGGTTAAGGTTGTTCCCGAGGAGATCGAGGCTGTGGCGGTGATCGATGGCCGCAGCCGCGCCCAGACCTTCTCGATCGGCGACGCCGACGATCTGGTCAAAGGCCTGAGCTATGAGCCGAGCGCGGTGGCGCGGTTGTTCTGA
- the rplL gene encoding 50S ribosomal protein L7/L12, whose protein sequence is MADLAKIVEELSALTVLEAAELSKLLEDKWGVSAAAPVAVAAVAGAAAPAEAAEEQTEFTVVLVDGGDKKINVIKEVRGVRTDLGLKEAKDLVEGAPQPVVENVSKQAAEELKKKLEEAGAKVEIK, encoded by the coding sequence ATGGCTGATCTCGCCAAAATCGTTGAAGAACTGTCGGCTCTGACCGTCCTGGAAGCCGCTGAACTGTCGAAGCTGCTGGAAGACAAGTGGGGCGTCTCGGCTGCTGCTCCGGTCGCCGTCGCTGCTGTCGCCGGCGCCGCTGCTCCGGCTGAAGCTGCTGAAGAGCAAACCGAGTTCACCGTTGTCCTGGTTGACGGCGGCGACAAGAAGATCAACGTCATCAAGGAAGTCCGCGGCGTCCGCACCGACCTGGGTCTGAAGGAAGCCAAGGACCTGGTCGAAGGCGCTCCGCAGCCGGTCGTCGAGAACGTCTCGAAGCAAGCCGCTGAAGAGCTGAAGAAGAAGCTGGAAGAAGCCGGCGCCAAGGTCGAAATCAAGTAA
- a CDS encoding M61 family metallopeptidase, with translation MIITRRLPAAALALLLSSAASTALAQQWTGPQAPAAPTPQNTPLALPRALPPIPAPNAEAYPGVIRYEVDATDVEKKIVRVRQTIPVQPGHLVLLYPKFLPGNHAATGPIQLVSGVTVQGGGQRIGWLRDTIDPYAFHLDVPQGISEITVEFQWLTQPDNSTWRVVMTPEMVNLQWEKALLYPAGYRSTGITFAPSIRLPQGWKYGVALDTESFVDGLATFKPTDLYTLIDSPLFGGAHFQRIAIDPRRGDGEGAVHLNIIADTAKDLAPTAEQLGWFENLVTQTDRLFGARPYDRYDFLLAATSKLGGIGLEHHRSSENSVPADFFTNWGKSMGAVGLLPHEFTHAWNGKRQRPADELTANHNIPTQNTLLWVYEGQTEYWGDVLTARSGLASKADILTSFAEVAAFYANQPGREWRPLQDTNNHNLLGYRTSNPYSSWMRGTGDYYREALLIWLDADTLIREATGGKKSLDDFAKGFFGGDDGSWAPRGYTFDDVVTALNAVHPHDWATFLRTRLDANGPDAKAPLDGLTRGGYRLTYTDSLTADEKRVQSGWANDFQYSLGFTLSSSNKLTGIRWGGRAFEADIGPGWELVAVNDVAASAEKLRDAVTAAKGTDAPIRLLLKNGDRYRTVDFDYHDGLRYPRLERIPGTPDRLGDILSPRRR, from the coding sequence ATGATCATCACTCGCCGCCTGCCCGCCGCCGCCCTCGCCCTGCTGCTGTCCTCCGCCGCCTCGACCGCCCTCGCCCAGCAATGGACCGGCCCGCAGGCGCCCGCCGCACCGACGCCGCAGAACACGCCCTTGGCCCTGCCCCGCGCCCTGCCGCCGATCCCAGCGCCGAACGCCGAGGCCTATCCTGGCGTCATCCGCTATGAGGTGGACGCCACCGACGTCGAGAAGAAGATCGTCCGCGTGCGCCAGACCATCCCGGTCCAGCCCGGCCATCTGGTCCTGCTCTATCCGAAGTTCTTGCCCGGCAACCACGCCGCCACCGGCCCGATCCAGCTGGTCTCTGGCGTGACGGTCCAAGGCGGCGGACAGCGCATCGGCTGGCTGCGCGACACCATCGACCCCTACGCCTTCCACCTCGACGTGCCGCAAGGGATCAGCGAGATCACCGTCGAGTTCCAGTGGCTGACCCAGCCCGACAACTCAACCTGGCGCGTCGTCATGACGCCCGAGATGGTCAATCTGCAGTGGGAGAAGGCCCTGCTCTATCCGGCGGGCTATCGCTCGACCGGCATCACCTTCGCCCCGTCGATCCGCCTGCCGCAGGGCTGGAAATACGGCGTCGCCCTCGACACCGAAAGCTTCGTCGACGGTTTGGCCACGTTCAAGCCGACCGACCTCTACACCCTGATCGACAGCCCCCTGTTCGGCGGCGCCCACTTCCAGCGCATCGCCATCGACCCGCGCCGGGGCGACGGCGAAGGCGCCGTGCACCTGAACATCATCGCCGATACGGCCAAGGATCTGGCGCCCACGGCCGAGCAACTGGGCTGGTTCGAAAATCTGGTGACCCAAACCGACCGTCTGTTCGGCGCCCGCCCCTATGACCGCTACGACTTTCTGCTGGCGGCGACGTCCAAGCTGGGCGGCATCGGACTGGAGCATCACCGCTCGTCCGAGAACTCGGTCCCGGCCGACTTCTTCACCAACTGGGGCAAGAGCATGGGCGCCGTCGGCCTGCTGCCGCACGAGTTCACCCACGCCTGGAACGGCAAGCGCCAGCGCCCCGCCGACGAACTGACCGCCAACCACAACATTCCGACGCAGAACACTCTGCTGTGGGTCTATGAAGGCCAGACCGAATACTGGGGCGACGTGCTGACGGCGCGCTCGGGCCTGGCCTCCAAGGCCGACATCCTGACCAGCTTCGCCGAGGTTGCGGCTTTCTACGCCAACCAGCCGGGCCGCGAATGGCGTCCGCTGCAGGATACGAACAACCACAACTTGCTCGGCTATCGCACTTCGAACCCCTATTCCTCGTGGATGCGCGGCACCGGGGACTACTACCGCGAGGCCCTGCTGATCTGGCTGGACGCCGACACCCTGATCCGCGAGGCGACGGGCGGCAAGAAGTCGCTGGATGACTTCGCCAAGGGCTTCTTCGGCGGCGACGACGGCTCTTGGGCGCCGCGCGGCTATACGTTCGACGACGTTGTGACGGCGCTGAACGCGGTCCACCCGCACGATTGGGCGACCTTCCTGCGCACGCGCCTCGACGCCAACGGGCCGGACGCCAAGGCGCCGCTGGACGGTCTGACCCGCGGCGGCTACCGCCTCACCTACACCGACAGCCTGACCGCCGATGAAAAGCGCGTCCAGTCGGGCTGGGCCAACGATTTCCAGTATTCCCTGGGCTTCACCCTGTCGTCCTCGAACAAGCTGACCGGCATCCGCTGGGGCGGCCGCGCCTTCGAAGCCGACATCGGGCCGGGCTGGGAACTGGTCGCCGTCAACGACGTCGCCGCCTCGGCCGAGAAACTGCGCGACGCCGTCACTGCCGCCAAGGGAACCGACGCCCCGATCCGCCTGCTGCTCAAGAACGGCGACCGCTATCGCACGGTCGACTTCGACTACCACGACGGCCTGCGTTACCCGCGCCTGGAGCGCATTCCCGGCACGCCGGATCGGCTGGGCGACATCCTCAGCCCGCGTCGGCGGTAG
- a CDS encoding inorganic phosphate transporter: protein MDHALLILVFLIGVALLFDFLNGLHDAANSIATIVATRVLPPIYAVGWAAFFNFIAFLFFGLHVADTIGRGIISPDVISDQVIFGALMGAILWNVITWMFGIPSSSSHALIGGLLGAGIAKAGSGAVVISGVLKTVGAIFMSPAIGFLLALLLVLIVSWLFAKANPNFADRIFRGLQFVSASAYSLGHGGNDAQKTMGIIAILLYSRGMLGAEFHVPFWVVITCQAAIALGTLFGGWKIVHTMGSRITRLSPQQGFCAETGGAITLFAATSMGIPVSTTHTITGAIVGVGAAKRVSAVRWSVARSIVTAWFITMPAAAAIGALFYALGGLFLT, encoded by the coding sequence ATGGATCACGCCCTCCTGATCCTGGTCTTCCTGATCGGCGTCGCCCTGCTGTTCGACTTCCTGAACGGCCTGCACGATGCGGCCAACTCTATCGCCACCATCGTCGCCACGCGCGTCCTGCCGCCGATCTATGCGGTCGGGTGGGCGGCCTTCTTCAACTTCATCGCCTTTCTGTTCTTCGGGCTGCACGTTGCGGACACGATCGGCCGGGGCATCATCTCGCCCGACGTCATTTCGGATCAGGTGATCTTCGGCGCTCTGATGGGCGCCATTCTCTGGAACGTCATCACCTGGATGTTCGGGATTCCGTCGTCCAGTTCGCACGCTTTGATCGGCGGCCTGTTGGGGGCCGGCATCGCCAAGGCGGGCAGCGGAGCCGTGGTCATCAGCGGCGTGCTGAAGACGGTCGGCGCCATCTTCATGTCTCCGGCCATCGGCTTCCTGCTGGCGCTGCTGCTGGTGCTGATCGTGTCCTGGCTGTTCGCCAAGGCCAATCCGAACTTCGCCGACAGAATCTTCCGTGGTTTGCAGTTCGTCTCCGCCTCGGCCTATTCGCTGGGGCACGGCGGCAACGACGCCCAGAAGACGATGGGCATCATCGCCATCCTGCTCTATTCGCGCGGCATGCTGGGGGCCGAGTTCCATGTGCCTTTCTGGGTGGTCATCACCTGTCAGGCGGCCATCGCCCTGGGCACGCTGTTCGGCGGCTGGAAGATCGTTCACACCATGGGGTCGCGGATCACGCGGCTTAGCCCCCAGCAGGGGTTCTGCGCCGAGACGGGCGGGGCCATCACCCTGTTCGCGGCGACCAGCATGGGCATTCCGGTGTCCACCACCCACACCATCACCGGCGCCATCGTCGGCGTGGGTGCGGCCAAGCGGGTCTCGGCCGTGCGCTGGAGCGTGGCGCGCAGCATCGTCACCGCCTGGTTCATCACCATGCCGGCGGCCGCCGCCATCGGCGCCCTGTTCTACGCCCTGGGCGGCCTGTTCCTGACCTGA
- a CDS encoding FKBP-type peptidyl-prolyl cis-trans isomerase, which translates to MKHIALPLFAALSLAACASTSDVGYPGLREAVGPATQENWEVGQAAYLMWNSQRRGWTSTPSGLQYRLVSKANPNGAQPTATDTVKVHYRGTFIDGREFDSSYSRNEPATFPLNRVIKGWTEGVALMREGETYEFVIPADLAYGSRWMGTEIPANSALRFTVELLDVNPQG; encoded by the coding sequence ATGAAGCACATCGCCCTGCCCCTCTTCGCCGCTCTATCGCTCGCCGCCTGCGCCTCGACGTCCGATGTCGGCTACCCCGGCCTGCGCGAGGCGGTCGGACCCGCGACTCAGGAAAATTGGGAGGTCGGCCAGGCCGCCTATCTGATGTGGAACAGCCAACGTCGCGGCTGGACCTCGACCCCCTCGGGCCTGCAATATCGCCTCGTCAGCAAGGCCAATCCGAACGGCGCCCAGCCGACCGCGACCGACACGGTCAAGGTCCACTATCGCGGCACCTTCATCGATGGGCGCGAATTCGACAGCTCCTACTCGCGCAACGAGCCCGCGACCTTCCCCCTGAACCGCGTCATCAAGGGCTGGACCGAGGGCGTGGCTCTGATGCGCGAGGGCGAGACCTATGAGTTCGTCATCCCCGCCGACCTGGCTTACGGCTCGCGCTGGATGGGAACGGAAATCCCCGCCAACTCGGCGCTGCGCTTCACGGTCGAACTGCTGGACGTGAACCCGCAGGGCTGA
- a CDS encoding DUF47 domain-containing protein translates to MLNWFQALLPKEDNFFRLFDAHALSLAHGAAALRKMMDGGPETSEWCAKVVAHEEEADEVAREVLFAVRRSFITPFDRADIRGLTNSLDDTIDQMQKAAKVVTLYEMRDFSPKMQELADIAVQCAALTQEAFTLLPAMRKNHDRLNVLTEQITDLEARSDDLYDAGMKALYEAHRHDGTGGNTLGFIIGSQLLDHLEKVIDRFEDVANRINGVLVEHL, encoded by the coding sequence ATGCTCAACTGGTTTCAGGCGCTGCTGCCTAAGGAAGATAACTTCTTTCGGCTGTTCGACGCCCATGCTCTGAGCCTGGCCCACGGCGCTGCCGCGCTGCGCAAGATGATGGACGGCGGGCCCGAGACCAGCGAATGGTGCGCCAAGGTGGTCGCGCATGAAGAGGAAGCCGACGAGGTCGCGCGCGAGGTTCTGTTCGCCGTGCGCCGTAGCTTCATCACCCCGTTCGACCGGGCCGACATCCGGGGGCTGACCAACTCTCTGGACGACACCATCGACCAGATGCAGAAGGCGGCCAAGGTCGTCACCCTGTACGAGATGCGCGACTTCTCGCCGAAGATGCAGGAACTGGCCGACATCGCCGTGCAGTGCGCGGCCCTGACGCAGGAAGCCTTCACCCTGCTGCCGGCCATGCGCAAGAATCACGACCGGCTGAACGTCCTGACCGAACAGATCACCGACCTGGAGGCGCGCAGCGACGACCTGTACGACGCCGGGATGAAGGCGCTGTATGAGGCGCACCGCCATGACGGCACGGGCGGCAACACTCTGGGCTTCATCATCGGCAGCCAACTGCTGGATCACCTGGAGAAGGTGATCGACCGGTTCGAGGATGTGGCCAACCGCATCAACGGCGTCCTGGTCGAGCACCTGTAG